Genomic window (Polaribacter batillariae):
GGGTATCTACGTCTTTTCTATATTTTATAATTTCTGAAGGAAAAAGATTTCCTTTTTGTTCTAATTCGGTATTAACAATCATATATTTTGCTTGTTTTTTATCGTGTAAAAATCGTAAAAGTTTGGTATAGAACCTTCTATAAAGTTCTTTTTTTACGATAACGTTTTAGTTTATTTTTGATAAATAAAGTGCTAAAATACTATAAAAAACAGAATAAGAATAAAGTGTATAAATTATTTAGAATTCTATAAAAATAGCACTTCTTTATTTTGAAGTATTAAAAAATAACTGTTTATTTTTACCAATACAACAGTAAAAATAAACAGTTATTTTTATTGATATTTAAAAGCAACCATCGCTAAAGGTGGTAAATCTAATTCTATAGAGTTTTCTCTATTGTTCCACGTCTTTTTTTCTGAAGTAATTGTTTTATTTTTATATTGATTTGTTCCGTAGAATTTTTTATCGTCGCTATTAAAAACTTCTTTTAATTTGCCAGCTTTGGGCAAGCCAATTCTGTATTTTTCTCTAGGAACGGGTGTCATATTCAATACAATAATTACATTGTCTTTTTCGTTTTCTCCTTTTCTTATATAAGATAATACCGAATTTTGATGATCTCCATGATTTATCCACTCGAAACCTTCGTGAGAAAATTGTTTTTGGTGCAGTGCTTTTTCTTTTTTATAAAATGTATTTAATTCTTTTACTAAAGTTTGTGCGCCTTTATGCACGTCGTATTGTAATAAATGCCAGTCTAAACTTCCTTCGAAATTCCATTCAGACGTTTGCCCAAATTCTCCACCTTGAAATAACAGTTTTGTTCCAGGGTGTGTAAACATATAACTGTACATCAACCTTAAATTAGCAAAACGTTGCCACTCGTCTCCAGGCATTTTAGAAACGATGGATTTTTTGCCATACACAACTTCGTCATGCGAAAGAGGTAACATAAAGTTTTCTGTAAATGCGTAATTTAAGCTAAAAGTTAAATCGTTTTGATGATGCTTTCTATACAAAGGTTCTTTGGCAAAATATTGTAAAGTATCGTGCATCCAGCCCATCATCCATTTCATACCAAAACCTAAACCACCATCGTAAATTGGTTTCGAAACTTTAGAAAAAGAAGTCGATTCTTCTGCAATGGTTTGTACATCTGGAAAGGCTTCATAAACAGCCGTATTCATTTCTTTTATAAAATCGATGGCTTCTAAATATTCATTTCCACCATACATATTGGGCTCCCATTCGCCATCTTCTCTAGAATAATCTAAAAATAACATAGAGGCAACTGCATCTACTCGCAAACCATCTGCATGGTATTGGTCTAACCAAAAAATGGCATTACTAATTAAAAATGCTTTTATTTCGTTTCTTCCGTAATTAAAAATTAAACTTTTCCAATCTTGGTGATATCCTTTTCTTCTATCTGGATGTTCGTATAAATGCGAACCGTCGAAAAATCCTAAACCATGGTCGTCTGAAGGAAAATGAGAAGGCACCCAATCTAATAAAACGCCAATTCCGTTTTCGTGAAATTTATCAACTAAAAATTTAAATTCATCAGGATAACCAAAACGAGATGTTGGTGCAAAATATCCAGTTAATTGATATCCCCAACTTGGGTCGTAAGGATATTCCATAATTGGCATAAATTCTACGTGCGTAAAATTCATTTCTTTTACATATTTTACCAATTCTTCTGCCAATTCGTTATAACTTAAAAATCGATTTTCTTCGATTTGTTTTTTCCAAGAGCCTAAATGAACTTCATATACAGAAAAAGGTGCATCTAATGCGTTGTTTTTCTTTCTGTTTTTCATCCATTTTTTATCATTCCAAGCATAATTATCTTCCCAAACAACAGAGGCTGTTTTTGGTGGATGTTCGCACCTTCTTGCAAATGGATCTGCTTTTTCGGTAATTACATTATTGCTAGAATTGCGAATTTTGTATTTGTAAATAGCACCTTTTTTAACATTCGGTATAAAACCTTCCCAGATTCCGCTTTCATCCCAACGTACGTTTAAGTGATGTTCGCCTTCTTGCCAAAAGTTAAAGTCTCCAATTACAGAAACGGCTTTAGCGCTTGGTGCCCAAACCGCAAAATAGGTGCCTTTTACACCATCTACAGTAATAATGTGTGCGCCGAATTTTTCGTATAAACGATAATGTTTTCCTGCTTTAAATAAATCAATGTCAAAATCTGTAAAAAGACTGTGTACTTTTGTTTGTGTCATAGTTTTATGAATCTAATATGTTAGCAATACCTTTTAATGGAATAATGGTCCATTTTGGTCTTGAATTGAGTTCGTAGCCCAATTCGTAAATTGCTTTTTCTAGCAAGCAATATTTTAATAAAAACCTTCTTTCGTTTCTATAACCAATGTGTAGGTTTGCTTCTTTTGTTGTTGCCACATAGGTTTCCATGAAAATTGAAACCATGTATTTGTATAATAATTCTCCATATTCAAAAAGTTCTTCTCTGCTTTTAGAATACGTATTTTCGTTGTTAAATATGGTTGAATAAATGGCGTAATGGAAAGAACGAAACAAACCAGCGACATCTTTTAATGGAGGTTGTTTTACTTTACGATCTCTTATAGTACTTTCTGGTTCTCCTTCGAAATCGAGAATGCAAAAATCGTTTTCTTGTACTAAAATTTGCCCTAAATGATAATCGCCATGAATTCGAATGCGCTCGCCTTTTAACTTTGTCCAATCGAAATGAACCAGGCGTTTTCTAATTTCATTTTTTCGTTCTAAAAAATCTTTGGCGAGTTCTAAAGAATACCCTTCTAACTTGTGTAAATTATTTTCGGCAAGATTTAACCTGTTTTGAAACTGATAGGTTAACCTGTTTTTTAACCAAACAGAATAATCTCCATTAAAACGAGTAGGTGTAAAGGCGGTATCTTCGAATTCGGATCCTAAAGCTGCATGCATTTCTGCAGTTCTTTTAGCAATTAGTTTTACGTTATTTAAAATATTGAGTCCTAACCAATCGATTATTTGCGGAGCAACTTCTGTGATTTTTACACGGTCGTATAAACTTACATCGGGTAAATTTTTAAAAATGATGTTTTTCTGATCTACATTTTGGTAAATCGTATGAATTTCTTTCAGAAAATATTCCCAAGCATCGCCTTTATTTGGTACTAATTTTTGCATTAAACCAATGGTAATGTTTACATCGTCAGAATCAATAATATGAATACTGCCTAAATAAGGTGGTGTATTTTGGTATTCTTTTTTTTCTGATAAAAAACGACTCATTTCGTAGTCGGGATTTTTATCCGCATAAATTCTTCTGAAAAATTTTAGAATAAATGCATCATTATAAATAATAGAAGTGTTGCTTTGTTCTGCCCCCATTAATTTTGAAGATTGGTAATTTGGAAATTGAAAACCTTCTGACTTATGATATTGCACAGGGGTTTTGTCTATTGGCAAAGCTGTGCTAATTCTTTCGTAAACGACTTTTCTAAAACTTTCTAAATAAATGGCATCTACAATAAAACCTTTTTTGTTTTCTAATTTTATGGGTAAAATTTTACTTTTTTCAGCAGCACTTTCATCAGAAACAAAAGCAATGGGTAAAAAGTAATGATGGTAAAAGGCTTCTACAAAATTTACTTCTAAAATTAAGCCAAAATAGATTTCTCCATCTTGTTGAATTTTAAAATATTCACTTAATTCTATATATTTTAATTGGCTCGATTTTCCTCCATACCAACGTTGTTTTTGAATGTATTCTTCTAAAACTTCAGACAGAAAAATAGCAGTAAAATCTGTATCCAACATTATTTCGTTCCAATTTTTACTGGAAGAAAACAATGTGGTTTTAGTATTCGATGCTACTTTTTCTAACATTTTTATTTGTTAATTTTAAATATATGAAAAGGAATGTACGGATGTAATTCTACATAATTCCACTCGTTATACCAATTGTAAGAATTGTTTGTTATTAAATCGTGGACTTCTATTTTTTGCCCTTCATGCACATTTAATTGTTGCA
Coding sequences:
- the glgB gene encoding 1,4-alpha-glucan branching protein GlgB translates to MTQTKVHSLFTDFDIDLFKAGKHYRLYEKFGAHIITVDGVKGTYFAVWAPSAKAVSVIGDFNFWQEGEHHLNVRWDESGIWEGFIPNVKKGAIYKYKIRNSSNNVITEKADPFARRCEHPPKTASVVWEDNYAWNDKKWMKNRKKNNALDAPFSVYEVHLGSWKKQIEENRFLSYNELAEELVKYVKEMNFTHVEFMPIMEYPYDPSWGYQLTGYFAPTSRFGYPDEFKFLVDKFHENGIGVLLDWVPSHFPSDDHGLGFFDGSHLYEHPDRRKGYHQDWKSLIFNYGRNEIKAFLISNAIFWLDQYHADGLRVDAVASMLFLDYSREDGEWEPNMYGGNEYLEAIDFIKEMNTAVYEAFPDVQTIAEESTSFSKVSKPIYDGGLGFGMKWMMGWMHDTLQYFAKEPLYRKHHQNDLTFSLNYAFTENFMLPLSHDEVVYGKKSIVSKMPGDEWQRFANLRLMYSYMFTHPGTKLLFQGGEFGQTSEWNFEGSLDWHLLQYDVHKGAQTLVKELNTFYKKEKALHQKQFSHEGFEWINHGDHQNSVLSYIRKGENEKDNVIIVLNMTPVPREKYRIGLPKAGKLKEVFNSDDKKFYGTNQYKNKTITSEKKTWNNRENSIELDLPPLAMVAFKYQ
- a CDS encoding trehalose synthase, whose amino-acid sequence is MLEKVASNTKTTLFSSSKNWNEIMLDTDFTAIFLSEVLEEYIQKQRWYGGKSSQLKYIELSEYFKIQQDGEIYFGLILEVNFVEAFYHHYFLPIAFVSDESAAEKSKILPIKLENKKGFIVDAIYLESFRKVVYERISTALPIDKTPVQYHKSEGFQFPNYQSSKLMGAEQSNTSIIYNDAFILKFFRRIYADKNPDYEMSRFLSEKKEYQNTPPYLGSIHIIDSDDVNITIGLMQKLVPNKGDAWEYFLKEIHTIYQNVDQKNIIFKNLPDVSLYDRVKITEVAPQIIDWLGLNILNNVKLIAKRTAEMHAALGSEFEDTAFTPTRFNGDYSVWLKNRLTYQFQNRLNLAENNLHKLEGYSLELAKDFLERKNEIRKRLVHFDWTKLKGERIRIHGDYHLGQILVQENDFCILDFEGEPESTIRDRKVKQPPLKDVAGLFRSFHYAIYSTIFNNENTYSKSREELFEYGELLYKYMVSIFMETYVATTKEANLHIGYRNERRFLLKYCLLEKAIYELGYELNSRPKWTIIPLKGIANILDS